In the Populus trichocarpa isolate Nisqually-1 chromosome 1, P.trichocarpa_v4.1, whole genome shotgun sequence genome, GCATGCATCAGTTGTTATTTAATTCTACGAAGAAGACATcggaggaaagaaagaaagcttcACTGaattctttcatatttttttaccttatacggtttttttttttttttgtggcgcAAACTTGCAATCAGAGTTGTAGCCACAAGAAAGCTCTCACTAGAATAAACCAATGTACAAATACACAGTGGCCTGACCTAAACCCTCTCAACTCCACCACAAAAGTAACAAAACAAGCTGATTAAACAAAACACATTACAGAACCTTTCCTTCTTCACCAGGGGGGCATTACCAATACAAGCTTGAGCAGCTAATTTTGCAGAGATGCCCCTGGGGCAGGCATGCCAACCTACCACTCTACTCTATTTCAAACACTGCTTACATCTTCAATGGAGAACCAGCTCTTAGACTTGCAAAATACACTTACCAAAAAAGCATAATATCAAAGCCAATTTATGTTCAATTCTCCAGCTTCATTGTAAtcaccaattaaatattaaatatattactaTTTCGAGCATGTCAGCCATTAGAGTCTGATAATAGAGCAAGGACCTCACTCTCATCAAATTTGGACTCTACCGCAAGCTCAAGTGGGGTTTTATCTTTGCCATTGACAGCACGTGGATCTGCTCCCCTGCAAATGCATTAGGACCATTTAATAGAGCATTTCATGGATGttaatatcttttgttttgcttgagggGGGCATATGAGGAGGGGGGGATGGACGGAGCCATGAGGATATTAATGACGATAAACAGGAAACCGTGTGCACAGCACATGCCTAATGTAATCATGACCATCGTGAATCAGTAAAATTCACCTTGTGAGGAGCATTTTTGCAAGTCCAGCTCTGCCTCTAAGAATACAACGGTGGAGTGGCGTCTGACCTCCCGAATCAGTTGAATTTATATTTGCACCATACTGTAAGAGAAGTTCTAGCATGCCAATGTCAGCAGTTTCACAAGCGATGTGAAGCAAGGTACACCCATCTACATCCTCCAAGGTCTGGCCTTCAGTTGTACCTGGAAAGTTTAAAGAGATGGTCGAAGACCTATCCACCGAATTCCCTGTTGAGTAGCTAGAGCAGCAATCGTCAGGGTTGGCCAGCTCTTGCAATAGCATTGTTTTAGCAAGTGTCAGGGAAGAGCTACAAGATGCTTGCTCATACACAGCACTGACATCTGCTTCGTGATTAACAATAAGCCAGTATACAGCCTTCTTGTCATTAGCACGAACAGCTTCCCAGATTTGTTGTGCCACTGACCGAGTATTTTGGTGGTCTCTTGGCTTGCGAACAAATGCCTTTTCTGCATACTGTCATCCAACGGAAACAAAGATTTCATCTCCAACATGTCCACGTCagtttaaaaaatcaagcaaatatctccataataataaagagaaaaaaaccatgagCAATTGTCTGCAACTAAACAAAAAGAGATTCTAAGAGTGAAAAATAAGGACAGAGTTTATTAGTTCAACCTTTGCATGGATAAACTTCTCCTTTATTGATATAGAGTCAGCAGGATTGGGTTTGCTGATGAAAAGCAGCTGTGGTTTATCCGACTTGAATGAGCTTCATCAGCAGAACATTCATGAATATTAGCAACAtctaataaaactaaatatgtaTAGCTTGAGATAAAAAGGAATATTTAATTCGATCAAGATTAGGTCATTTACCCTGAGGGGATGAGTTCAGCCTGCAAGGCACTTCTTGACTGCAATAATTCCTCCCAGACTGAGTTAGCAAAGGCATTTCCGAGAGACTGGAACAAACTTATGACCGAAGGCTCCCACACCTTGACATCAAGTGTAAGTGACCTTACCTGCAATTACATTCAACAGAAGATTAAGAGTCTGACAGATAAACAGGCAGTACTAATATCACTACTAGGTCTGGGATTTAATAATGGACATAACCAGAACACCTCCAAGAACAGTATCGTCCATAACAATTAACATATACCCAAACATAAAGCAGCTTTGCCAATTTATTTCCagacaaagaaaaaggagaTAGATGCTTAGGCCCAGCATAATAGGACAATCTTCTGGTggttgataaaaagaaaagtgaaaaacagTAGCACTTAAGAAGTTGATCAAGTTATGCTAAAACCTGTCCACCTAGCAAATATCCTTCAGGCTCCTGAGTGTGGTTTGAATGAAAGGAACCAAGCGCAAACTgcctattttatttaatgattattCTAACTGCTCAAAGTAGATTTCATAGATACTGGTCTACATTGCTGTCCAATAGATGTTTGATACCACCCATATTCTTGCAACATTAAcagcataatatatattaagaaatatgGTTCAAAAAGCAACGCTGTGaaaacatcaaataattaaaacttggaAACAATTTTACCTTTGATATATGCACACCAAGATTACGGTGAACACCAGAACATTCAATGCAAACAAGAACTCCAAGATTTAAAGATGCCCAATCTGGTTCAGGGGCACCACAATCAGCACATTTATCATTTCCACAAACTCTTTGCAACACATCAATCGGCTTCTCTGCACTGGCTCGCTGCTGTTGTGAACTTCTCAATGCTCGTTCATGTAAAGCAGCAAGGCTCCTCTCAGATGTATATTCATCGACAGCAGAAGGATCAAAATCAGTACTTTCAAATGAACTACTCTCACTGGCAGACCGATGATGACCGCTTCCCAGGGGACTAGCCGAGAGACACTGAAATTTAACAAAACTACACATAAAAAATTCTATGATAATTAAATGTCAATAATGCTCAGAATAATTACCCTCTCAGGTGCTTGAGAGCTAAGTAGTGAAGCAATAACCCCAGTTATCTTTTCAATCCAATCCATTTGATCCAGTGCACTCTCTGCCTGCACTGACAAGCATAAATAAGCATTGTTAAGAATCTATTGCAGAAAAGAACCCTCAATTACACGTCATCTTATCCATCCCCGCCAGAAATCAACGATGGAGATTGTATTTCAAATGCGAGGTAGCTTTTACAGAAGTCGCAGATACAAGATACATTCCACATCATACCTGCAATGTGTAGTTCTTTGTTGGTGAAATGATCCTGAAGCAAAATCGCAGATCTGACTGATCAGCATCAACTTTGATTGTTGATGTAAGAAGGTTCACGGTGTGATGTGCGACAGACTTTTCATCATGCACTCCACCATGATAGTGAGAAGAAAGCCACCGACCCAACAATCCAGATCCAAGCTCAGAGCTATTCCTTTGACCAGAAAGTTGACCCCCAGAACCCTAAAAGAACATATCAAGCATGATGATAAAAACCCAAAGTATCAAGAACAGAATGAACTTCAAGCACTCTGcattatttttcacataaattaCTCACAGAAGGTTTGCTGCACTGTTTGCGATAGTAATAAAGCATTCCTCGGTTATCGAGAACAAAAAATCTTCTTTTCCAGTCACCTCTCAAGCTAGAGGATCGTTTTGACAGATAACCTTGTCTAATAGTTTGAACCTGAAAGTTTGCTTATTGTTTTAGAAGATTTGCATGGGAAAAAATTGGTCCGTAAAAGAAGTTCCCTCACAGGCATAGGAACTCTAAATACCTTCCCCTTTGCAGCAGATTGCATAACAGCCTCTATCATTTTGTGTGAACTTCTACCAATGGCTTGTATACCATCTCCATTTGGAGATCCATTAGAACCATTGGAAGACCATCTACTCTCACGATCAATCTGCCTCTTGTACTCTTGCATCCTCTCATTGAGAGCTGCCTGCTCATAGTTAGACCTTTCTCTTGATTGTTGAGCATAAGTCAAAACCTACAAAACAAGAAGTGGTGTTGTGTTTCCATAAGTCAAATATGCAAAAGCCTTAATAccattccttttgttttgtattaatatttatccaaatatttatgATTGGCCTCAtaattttctgttcttttttcttcttttttttaccactGTACTTGTCATGTGGCCATGTTTAATCCAGACCTTATAGCTAGACATACAATACTAATGACACATAGTAACTTCAGAAACGTtagaaattaatcaaatcaattaataCCCATCAAACAAATTTAAGCACATAAATGCAAGTTGAATACTTGGATATTGGCTAGGCATTGAGACAACCAACACTGCTGAAGTTTTGCCTCTGTACACATCCTCGTACTTGTTAATCTACTAACATTTACTTATATTGAACAGAGCCTCTTGCTGTGGGGGGTTTCCACACTAACCTTCCTCACCATTCCAACATTCCAAAAGCTCTAATTTCCATACGAGCACAAGATTTTCGAGCTTCTAGGTTTGTCAGAGCTCATATTATTGTTGGTTGCTCCTGAGAAATGCCATCCACGGTGCTATGGTATTTAGGCCACTTTGCTGGACTGTTCATCCACAGGCCCACCCTATGGGATGCAAAGGGGAGGCCAATTGTTGACCAAGAAACTCTGATACATCTCCTTTCATTACCCTCCCTCATCAGTCCTTGCTTAAAAGGCTTAGTCACTTGATGGCTAAAATCCAATGGAGCACTTTTGAATTACATACCTAAATCCCCTTCTactctttttttggtttctctCAAATTATAGGAAATGTATGAACAAAACACAGTTTTCCTTAGCAAAATAATCagattttatgtattttgaataTAATGACACAATTATTGGAAGAGTTTGCACTGTAATccataaaaatacataataataataataataataataataaacctgATGAATGTATGGCTCCATTTGATGCAAAAGCTCATAGCCCTACAAGCAACGAAGGTTTCTCTTGAGCATATGTAAGTATGATAGAAATTAAAGCATGTTCACAAAGTACAGAAGTGCCACCATGTGTCCTACCTGTTTGAAGTAACGTAGATGAGCATCCATTGTCCCACTGACTGCTTCCAAAAATTCGAACCTCTTTTTTGCTTCAACATTAGAAATAGCAGTTACCTGGATGGAGTGAACAGATTATAAAACCCAAGTTCTTGAAATATCAAAGACTAAATGCTAATATTAACTatactattttaaaagaaaagagagagagagagagagatgcagTGCCTAGTTTGGATTTTACTTACTAAATTAAAGCGAGCTTGCTCAAATGCAGCCCTTGCATTATGAAGCTCCTGGTATATATCAAAACTcgattagaaatataaaatggaGGATGTTCAAGATATCAGAACCGTAGATAAGAACTGCAGATGTATCAAAGTTCATAGTACCTCCTCTAAAAGAGTAGCTATATCAGACCTCGTGCCTTTCCTCAGTGACAGAAACTTCTCACGAGCCTGTCGCATGCATGAACATCaaccataaacaaaaaaaattttgcaaaaattaaaatgtggaACTTTCAAGACACCATCAAGCTACATTCTATATATTCCCCCTATTATCAATGGACTCTCATTTTTAAACAACTCAACAATTGCCAAACTCTAGTTATAGTGCATCTGCAAGTCATTAGAAGTTGCATGCTATAAATTAATGCAACATCCATCCTATTGTGGATACTGCATAACTCAATTTCCAATTCCACAGCACAAGGTCCTATATGTGACATGCCAAACCAAGTAGAGCTTCGGAACTACAAAGTCCAATTATCTTTGGATAATTAAAACCTCATCCTCCAAAGGGACACAAGGAAATATATACAAtatacatttcaatttttttatgcgtGATGCAGAAGGTTTCATCTCAATTCCATTTGACATATTAAAATTTGTCAGCCTAAAGTTGTTCAATTCACTTGCATTCTGTGCTTGACTTCAATTACCTTTGAAGGTAATAAAGAAGAAAGGATATTGTTCTAGCTAGGGATAATACTAAAATTAACTGCAGCATAATTGGAATAGCTATGATTTCCTTAGACTTAACAAAGACCATTATAGGTTCATCCCAACGTTTCTGACATGTAGTctacttcaaaattaataatactagAAATCTAGAACAACTATTATTCTGTCAAATGCTAAAAGTTCATTCAATCATGCAAGAAATGGCTTCCACCAGAATGGAAAATTATTAAGAATCTTAAAATGAGGGAAGTACCTGGTCGTAAAGAAGGCTAGCCTTGTCAAAACGCTTCCTTGCTTCCTGAATCAAGAGAAGATTTTTAAAGTagcagttaaaaaaacattaatgaattagAGAACATTGAAGTGTAAAGACACATAAAATGACCATCTAGGAAGATCTTCAGACCAGaattatgaaaacaaatttgca is a window encoding:
- the LOC7491430 gene encoding ADP-ribosylation factor GTPase-activating protein AGD3 isoform X1: MHFTKLDDSPMFRKQMQSLEEDAESLRERSLKFYKGCRKYTEGLGEAYDGDIGFASALETFGGGHNDPISLAFGGPVMTKFTIALREIGTYKEVLRSQVEHMLNDRLLQYVNIDLHEVKEARKRFDKASLLYDQAREKFLSLRKGTRSDIATLLEEELHNARAAFEQARFNLVTAISNVEAKKRFEFLEAVSGTMDAHLRYFKQGYELLHQMEPYIHQVLTYAQQSRERSNYEQAALNERMQEYKRQIDRESRWSSNGSNGSPNGDGIQAIGRSSHKMIEAVMQSAAKGKVQTIRQGYLSKRSSSLRGDWKRRFFVLDNRGMLYYYRKQCSKPSGSGGQLSGQRNSSELGSGLLGRWLSSHYHGGVHDEKSVAHHTVNLLTSTIKVDADQSDLRFCFRIISPTKNYTLQAESALDQMDWIEKITGVIASLLSSQAPERCLSASPLGSGHHRSASESSSFESTDFDPSAVDEYTSERSLAALHERALRSSQQQRASAEKPIDVLQRVCGNDKCADCGAPEPDWASLNLGVLVCIECSGVHRNLGVHISKVRSLTLDVKVWEPSVISLFQSLGNAFANSVWEELLQSRSALQAELIPSGSFKSDKPQLLFISKPNPADSISIKEKFIHAKYAEKAFVRKPRDHQNTRSVAQQIWEAVRANDKKAVYWLIVNHEADVSAVYEQASCSSSLTLAKTMLLQELANPDDCCSSYSTGNSVDRSSTISLNFPGTTEGQTLEDVDGCTLLHIACETADIGMLELLLQYGANINSTDSGGQTPLHRCILRGRAGLAKMLLTRGADPRAVNGKDKTPLELAVESKFDESEVLALLSDSNG
- the LOC7491430 gene encoding ADP-ribosylation factor GTPase-activating protein AGD3 isoform X2; this translates as MHFTKLDDSPMFRKQMQSLEEDAESLRERSLKFYKGCRKYTEGLGEAYDGDIGFASALETFGGGHNDPISLAFGGPVMTKFTIALREIGTYKEVLRSQVEHMLNDRLLQYVNIDLHEEARKRFDKASLLYDQAREKFLSLRKGTRSDIATLLEEELHNARAAFEQARFNLVTAISNVEAKKRFEFLEAVSGTMDAHLRYFKQGYELLHQMEPYIHQVLTYAQQSRERSNYEQAALNERMQEYKRQIDRESRWSSNGSNGSPNGDGIQAIGRSSHKMIEAVMQSAAKGKVQTIRQGYLSKRSSSLRGDWKRRFFVLDNRGMLYYYRKQCSKPSGSGGQLSGQRNSSELGSGLLGRWLSSHYHGGVHDEKSVAHHTVNLLTSTIKVDADQSDLRFCFRIISPTKNYTLQAESALDQMDWIEKITGVIASLLSSQAPERCLSASPLGSGHHRSASESSSFESTDFDPSAVDEYTSERSLAALHERALRSSQQQRASAEKPIDVLQRVCGNDKCADCGAPEPDWASLNLGVLVCIECSGVHRNLGVHISKVRSLTLDVKVWEPSVISLFQSLGNAFANSVWEELLQSRSALQAELIPSGSFKSDKPQLLFISKPNPADSISIKEKFIHAKYAEKAFVRKPRDHQNTRSVAQQIWEAVRANDKKAVYWLIVNHEADVSAVYEQASCSSSLTLAKTMLLQELANPDDCCSSYSTGNSVDRSSTISLNFPGTTEGQTLEDVDGCTLLHIACETADIGMLELLLQYGANINSTDSGGQTPLHRCILRGRAGLAKMLLTRGADPRAVNGKDKTPLELAVESKFDESEVLALLSDSNG